In one Paraburkholderia megapolitana genomic region, the following are encoded:
- a CDS encoding porin — protein MKKTIPTLTAFAALSTLSGIAHAQSSVTLYGLIDTGLEYNSNSKGARQYSAASGNLQGDRWGMRGSEDLGGGLTAIFRLEGGFNVDNGTLGQGGALFGRKAYVGLAGPYGTVTLGRQYDPLGDYVGGFESANDETLVTATEWGSIYGAHPGDMDNLDNSYRINNAVKYASQNYGGFTFGGLYSFGGKAGEVTQNQLYGFGAGYRNGPLALGVAYEKAKDPNYSVFGTNPNANTSASTSALNMSSPVYSGFASAGAWQVISAGAAYKIGNATIGGVYSNVAFQNLGSEAGAGLNPSHLHGTASFNLGELNFTYLVTPALQLGAAYTYTRGSSVGSISGATYNQINLGANYLLSTRTDLYLVGIYEHASGEDSTGKKAVAAIANLSSSSSNSQTAVVVGIRHKF, from the coding sequence ATGAAAAAGACCATTCCAACGCTCACTGCATTCGCCGCACTCTCCACCTTGTCAGGCATCGCGCATGCCCAGAGCAGCGTCACCCTCTACGGACTCATCGACACCGGCCTCGAGTACAACTCGAACTCGAAAGGCGCGCGTCAATACTCCGCTGCGTCCGGCAACCTGCAAGGCGACCGTTGGGGCATGCGCGGTTCCGAAGATCTCGGTGGCGGACTCACAGCCATCTTTCGTCTCGAAGGCGGCTTCAACGTCGACAACGGCACACTCGGCCAGGGCGGCGCCCTGTTCGGACGCAAAGCGTATGTCGGCCTCGCAGGCCCGTACGGCACGGTAACCCTAGGCCGTCAGTACGATCCGCTTGGCGACTATGTCGGCGGTTTCGAATCGGCAAACGACGAAACACTCGTCACCGCTACCGAATGGGGCAGCATCTATGGCGCCCACCCTGGCGACATGGACAATCTCGACAACTCCTATCGCATCAACAATGCAGTCAAGTACGCGAGCCAGAACTATGGCGGCTTCACGTTCGGCGGCCTCTACAGCTTTGGCGGTAAAGCCGGTGAGGTCACGCAAAACCAGTTGTACGGCTTCGGTGCCGGTTACCGCAACGGCCCGCTCGCACTCGGCGTCGCCTACGAAAAAGCCAAAGACCCGAACTACTCGGTGTTCGGCACGAATCCGAACGCGAATACCTCGGCATCGACCAGCGCACTGAACATGTCGAGCCCGGTGTACAGCGGCTTCGCGTCGGCAGGCGCATGGCAGGTGATCAGCGCGGGCGCCGCCTACAAGATCGGCAATGCGACGATCGGCGGTGTTTACAGCAACGTCGCGTTCCAGAATCTCGGCAGCGAAGCAGGTGCCGGACTGAACCCCAGCCATCTGCACGGTACCGCCAGTTTCAATCTCGGCGAGCTGAACTTTACCTACCTCGTCACCCCGGCGCTGCAACTCGGTGCCGCTTATACCTATACGCGCGGCAGTTCGGTTGGCAGCATCTCCGGCGCGACTTATAACCAGATCAACCTGGGCGCGAACTACCTGCTCTCCACACGCACCGATCTCTATCTCGTCGGTATCTACGAACACGCCAGCGGCGAGGACTCGACCGGCAAGAAGGCCGTCGCCGCAATCGCCAACCTGTCGAGTTCGTCGAGCAATTCGCAGACTGCTGTGGTGGTCGGTATCCGGCACAAGTTCTGA
- a CDS encoding TolC family protein: protein MSTRLLLTSGVVFLFLAQTASAQWVDIYGTKQTVSGSPAGPLLMNESCLPETTDRALGLQDVLLQAICVNPQARQAWADVRAQAAAVGVSEAAYLPTLDATAGVERDTLATTYNASAIGAGSISSSQNSSSRYGTLNFGWVLFDFGKRNADLRQARQLLAAANATQDDVLQTIFFSAAQAYYDLSDAQTSLEAARATEGIAHDSLVDATEKHNGGVGALSDQLQAETTYRRAVLDRVSAEGDVSSATGTLASVMGLDANTPVKISAAQSEPDNPAFAQDVNLLIDEAKSQHPKLVAARARLEAARANVDSVRAEGRPTVSLVGDLTQNNPSYQQQPEQFPITGSRGSTIGIQLKIPLFEGFASGYRVEQAERQADAEEASLQNTKLQVSLNVWKSYEDLLTGTTNLGISKDLLAAAERSLEITRGRYREGVGTFTELLNSQAALTDARKQRVLAISKWRTSRLRLALSLGNLGFWSR from the coding sequence ATGTCGACTCGCCTCCTTCTCACCTCTGGCGTGGTGTTTCTATTTCTTGCGCAGACCGCGAGTGCCCAGTGGGTAGACATTTACGGAACAAAGCAGACCGTTTCAGGTTCTCCCGCCGGCCCCCTCCTGATGAACGAATCGTGTCTTCCCGAAACGACGGATCGTGCGCTAGGCCTGCAGGACGTTCTGCTGCAAGCGATCTGCGTGAACCCACAAGCGAGACAGGCATGGGCAGACGTACGCGCACAGGCAGCAGCTGTGGGTGTCAGTGAAGCGGCCTATCTGCCAACGCTTGACGCGACGGCAGGCGTCGAGCGTGACACACTGGCGACGACTTACAACGCGAGTGCTATTGGCGCTGGTTCGATTTCTTCGTCGCAGAACTCATCGAGCCGGTACGGGACTTTGAACTTCGGTTGGGTTCTGTTCGATTTTGGAAAACGGAATGCGGATCTTCGCCAGGCGCGGCAACTGCTGGCCGCCGCAAACGCGACACAGGACGATGTGCTCCAGACCATATTCTTTAGCGCCGCGCAGGCCTATTACGACCTGAGCGACGCGCAAACATCACTTGAGGCCGCACGAGCAACAGAGGGCATCGCACACGACAGCCTCGTCGATGCAACCGAAAAGCACAACGGCGGTGTTGGCGCTTTGAGCGATCAGCTGCAGGCCGAGACAACCTACCGGCGCGCCGTGCTCGACCGCGTGAGCGCCGAAGGGGACGTGTCAAGCGCGACCGGAACGCTTGCGAGCGTGATGGGACTCGACGCGAATACGCCAGTGAAGATCAGTGCAGCACAGTCAGAGCCCGACAACCCGGCATTCGCGCAAGACGTGAATCTATTGATTGATGAGGCGAAATCGCAGCATCCGAAACTGGTTGCAGCCCGCGCCCGACTGGAGGCTGCACGTGCAAACGTTGACTCCGTGCGCGCCGAAGGCAGACCCACTGTCTCACTGGTCGGCGACCTCACCCAGAACAACCCGTCCTACCAGCAGCAACCTGAACAGTTTCCGATCACGGGTAGCCGGGGAAGCACAATTGGTATCCAGTTGAAGATCCCCCTCTTTGAAGGCTTTGCATCTGGCTATCGGGTCGAACAGGCAGAGCGCCAGGCTGATGCCGAAGAGGCGAGCCTGCAAAACACGAAATTGCAGGTGTCGCTTAACGTATGGAAAAGCTACGAAGATCTACTAACCGGTACGACAAACCTTGGAATTTCGAAGGATCTGCTTGCCGCTGCTGAGCGCTCGCTTGAAATCACACGCGGGCGATACCGGGAGGGCGTCGGTACATTCACGGAACTACTGAATTCCCAGGCGGCGTTGACCGATGCACGCAAGCAACGCGTGCTTGCGATTTCGAAGTGGCGCACCTCCCGGCTAAGACTGGCTTTAAGCCTCGGGAACCTTGGATTCTGGTCTCGTTAG
- a CDS encoding ornithine cyclodeaminase, translated as MTRYIDVSDVRKLVTSIGAEAFITTMADYIRADYLRWNEFEKSARVANHVPGGVIELMPTSDRTLYGFKYVNGHPKNTHVNMLTVMAFGVLAEVDSGFPVLLSEFTIMTALRTAATSALVAKVLARPDARSMALIGNGAQSEFQVLAFRAMLGIDEVRVFDIDPAATDKLIRNLSGFKGLRIVRSANAAEAVRGADIVTTATADKANATILTPQMIEPGMHINAVGGDCPGKTELHADVLKGARVIVEFEPQTRIEGDIQQLPADFPVVELWRVLSGELAGREHAAQVTVFDSVGFALEDFSALRYLRDVADARDIGRQIDLIPKPADPKNLYQFVAAAEVVAEPRFVRLTA; from the coding sequence ATGACCCGATATATCGATGTAAGCGATGTCCGCAAGCTGGTCACGTCGATTGGCGCCGAGGCGTTCATCACGACGATGGCCGACTACATTCGCGCGGACTATCTGCGCTGGAACGAGTTCGAGAAGTCGGCGCGAGTCGCCAATCATGTGCCCGGCGGCGTGATCGAGCTGATGCCGACATCGGATCGCACGCTATACGGCTTCAAGTATGTGAACGGGCACCCGAAGAACACCCACGTCAATATGCTGACCGTGATGGCGTTCGGCGTGCTCGCGGAAGTCGATTCGGGCTTTCCGGTGTTGCTCAGCGAATTCACGATCATGACCGCGTTGCGCACAGCCGCGACGTCCGCGCTCGTGGCGAAGGTGCTGGCACGACCGGATGCGCGATCGATGGCGTTAATCGGCAACGGCGCGCAAAGCGAGTTCCAGGTGCTGGCGTTTCGTGCGATGCTCGGTATCGATGAGGTTCGCGTGTTCGATATCGATCCCGCCGCCACCGACAAACTGATCCGCAATCTGTCCGGTTTCAAGGGGCTGCGGATCGTCAGGTCGGCAAATGCGGCAGAAGCGGTGCGCGGCGCCGACATCGTGACGACCGCCACCGCCGACAAAGCCAACGCAACGATCCTGACACCGCAGATGATCGAACCGGGCATGCATATCAACGCCGTTGGCGGCGACTGCCCCGGCAAGACGGAGCTGCATGCGGACGTGCTGAAGGGCGCGCGCGTGATCGTGGAGTTCGAACCGCAGACCAGGATCGAAGGCGATATTCAGCAACTGCCGGCAGATTTTCCGGTGGTCGAGTTATGGCGTGTGCTGTCCGGCGAGCTGGCTGGTCGCGAACATGCGGCGCAGGTCACTGTGTTCGATTCGGTTGGCTTCGCGCTCGAAGATTTTTCGGCGCTGCGCTATTTGCGCGACGTCGCCGATGCGCGCGATATCGGTCGACAGATCGATCTGATACCTAAGCCTGCGGACCCGAAGAATCTCTATCAGTTTGTCGCCGCTGCCGAAGTTGTCGCTGAGCCGCGATTCGTTCGATTGACGGCATAA
- a CDS encoding dipeptide ABC transporter ATP-binding protein, producing the protein MTVPQSAQTPLLSVRDLTLAFRGADGNPKPVVQQVSFELDAGRSLAVVGESGSGKTMIGKALLGLLPDSAQILGGNATFAGRELLDQTPAQWRALRGVGVGMVFQEPMVSLNPAFRIGTQLTEALTRRRGVPHAQAWAQAVAMLERVRVRDPQGCMKRYPHEFSGGMRQRIMLAAVMLLRPKLLIADEPTTALDCVVQKEVLDLMTALTREEGTALIFISHNLALVAAYTEQVLVMRAGVAVENGPAAQVLSRPSHPYTLALLDALPRRAETPLDVAPPAQAEVPRGAAVVPPVLEVRNVAIDYPAARGGIGTWLRGAGKVRAVHSTSFSVRVGETLAIVGESGSGKTSLTKAVLGLVAPAEGEVLLNGEPFLDGSAKRLQLARRAIQIVFQDPYSSLDPRMRVSALVAEGLRADHTLDAAQRAVRVSESLADVGLADHAQRFVHELSGGQRQRVAIARALASRPAVIIADEPVSALDVTVQKQVLDMLVALQARYGFACLLISHDLGVVEQIAQRVLVMLRGHIVEEGTRDAVFDDPCHPYTRRLLQAVPELRGNRQDGFKVVSREVPMQRRATETYFDPDDAKRGTPQMIDVMQADARHRVAVFANA; encoded by the coding sequence ATGACGGTTCCGCAATCCGCACAGACACCGCTGCTGAGCGTGCGCGATCTCACGCTCGCGTTTCGCGGCGCCGACGGTAACCCGAAGCCTGTGGTTCAGCAGGTGAGTTTCGAGCTCGATGCCGGAAGGTCGCTGGCGGTGGTCGGAGAATCGGGCAGCGGCAAGACGATGATCGGTAAAGCGCTGCTTGGCTTGCTGCCGGACTCCGCGCAGATACTCGGCGGCAATGCGACCTTCGCGGGCCGCGAGTTGCTCGACCAGACGCCGGCACAATGGCGCGCGCTGCGTGGTGTCGGGGTCGGCATGGTGTTTCAGGAGCCGATGGTGTCGCTGAATCCGGCGTTTCGCATCGGCACGCAGTTGACTGAAGCGCTGACACGGCGACGCGGTGTACCGCATGCGCAGGCGTGGGCCCAGGCGGTCGCGATGCTCGAGCGCGTACGGGTGCGCGATCCACAAGGTTGCATGAAACGCTATCCGCACGAGTTCTCCGGCGGTATGCGGCAGCGGATCATGCTCGCCGCGGTGATGCTGCTGCGTCCCAAACTGCTGATCGCCGACGAGCCGACCACCGCGCTCGACTGCGTCGTGCAGAAGGAAGTACTCGACCTGATGACAGCATTGACGCGCGAAGAGGGCACCGCGTTGATCTTTATCAGCCACAATCTCGCGCTCGTTGCCGCATATACGGAGCAGGTGCTCGTGATGCGTGCCGGGGTTGCAGTGGAAAACGGCCCGGCAGCGCAGGTGTTATCGCGGCCTTCGCATCCGTACACGCTTGCGTTGCTCGATGCGTTACCGCGGCGTGCAGAAACACCATTGGACGTGGCTCCGCCGGCACAGGCCGAGGTGCCTCGTGGCGCCGCAGTTGTGCCGCCGGTCCTCGAGGTGCGCAACGTCGCGATCGACTATCCCGCCGCACGCGGTGGCATCGGCACCTGGCTGCGCGGCGCTGGCAAGGTACGGGCGGTGCACAGCACGTCGTTCAGCGTGCGGGTAGGCGAAACGCTCGCTATTGTCGGAGAGTCGGGCAGCGGAAAGACGAGCTTGACCAAGGCCGTGCTCGGCCTCGTCGCGCCAGCGGAAGGAGAGGTTCTGCTGAACGGCGAACCGTTTCTGGACGGCAGCGCGAAGCGTCTACAGCTGGCGCGTCGTGCGATCCAGATCGTCTTTCAGGACCCGTACTCGTCGCTCGATCCGCGCATGCGGGTCAGTGCGCTGGTAGCCGAAGGTTTGCGTGCAGACCACACACTCGATGCCGCACAGCGTGCAGTGCGTGTCAGCGAATCGCTGGCGGATGTCGGTCTTGCCGATCACGCACAGCGCTTTGTGCATGAGCTATCGGGTGGTCAGCGTCAGCGGGTGGCGATAGCACGTGCGCTTGCGAGTCGTCCGGCTGTGATCATCGCCGACGAACCGGTATCCGCGCTCGATGTGACCGTGCAGAAGCAGGTGCTCGATATGCTCGTGGCGCTGCAGGCGCGCTACGGCTTTGCCTGTCTGCTGATCTCGCACGACCTGGGCGTGGTCGAGCAGATCGCGCAGCGCGTGCTGGTGATGCTGCGCGGACACATTGTCGAAGAAGGCACACGCGACGCGGTATTCGACGACCCCTGTCATCCGTACACGCGCCGCTTGTTGCAGGCGGTGCCGGAGTTGCGCGGCAACCGGCAGGATGGTTTCAAGGTCGTATCGCGCGAAGTGCCGATGCAGCGCCGCGCTACCGAGACCTATTTCGATCCAGACGACGCAAAACGCGGCACACCGCAGATGATCGATGTGATGCAGGCAGATGCAAGGCATCGCGTCGCGGTATTCGCGAACGCGTAA
- a CDS encoding ABC transporter permease: protein MKLSSFKRLNLAIGVVLVGWLLLIALVGLFYTPYDPSDVDLVTRYAAPSLQHWLGTDEFGRDVLSRIMAGAGVSVTVSVGSVLFALALGTTLGTVCGYVGGWLDRLALVLIDALMAFPGLLLALGIMTVLGPSKWAVVLALGLAYTPSVMRLARGGTLSLRSRDFVVASRAMGNSGWWTLCRHVLPNCVAPLLIFSTSLFGSALLAESALSFLGLGVPPPAPTWGGMLADSRGAIDRAIWLAIFPGMSISLALLGINMLGDAVRDLLDPRMKGVVR, encoded by the coding sequence ATGAAACTGTCCTCCTTCAAGCGGTTGAATCTCGCGATCGGTGTCGTGCTGGTCGGATGGCTGCTGCTGATCGCACTGGTCGGCCTTTTCTACACACCCTACGATCCCAGCGACGTCGATCTCGTCACACGCTACGCCGCACCGAGTTTGCAGCACTGGCTCGGCACCGATGAATTCGGTCGGGACGTGCTGTCGCGCATCATGGCGGGTGCCGGGGTGAGCGTGACGGTCAGCGTTGGCTCGGTGTTGTTCGCGCTCGCGCTTGGGACGACGCTCGGCACTGTGTGCGGATATGTCGGCGGCTGGCTCGACCGGTTGGCGTTGGTGCTGATCGATGCGTTGATGGCGTTCCCGGGCTTGTTGCTCGCGCTCGGCATCATGACGGTGCTGGGGCCGTCGAAATGGGCGGTGGTCCTTGCGCTCGGGCTTGCTTACACGCCCTCGGTGATGCGGCTCGCGCGCGGCGGCACATTGTCGCTGCGCAGCCGCGATTTCGTCGTTGCGTCGCGTGCAATGGGCAATAGCGGCTGGTGGACGCTATGCCGGCACGTGCTGCCGAACTGTGTCGCACCGCTGCTGATCTTCTCGACTTCGCTATTCGGTTCTGCGCTGCTTGCAGAAAGCGCGCTGAGCTTTCTCGGTCTCGGCGTACCGCCGCCTGCGCCGACCTGGGGCGGCATGCTTGCCGATAGCCGCGGTGCAATCGACCGCGCGATCTGGCTGGCGATTTTCCCAGGCATGTCGATCTCGCTCGCGCTGCTTGGCATCAATATGCTCGGCGACGCGGTACGCGATCTGCTCGATCCGCGCATGAAGGGAGTGGTCCGATGA
- a CDS encoding serine hydrolase domain-containing protein, with protein sequence MSDPSADRDIKSDGLTRAQPSEAGVDVDAVIAFLNDVEAAQLDLHSLMLYRNGHVVAEAWRWPYRADRLRNLHSVAKSFTACAIGLALDEGRFRLDDKVVSFFPEMLPDVVSDGLAAMTVEDLLTMRVGHASETSGAAWRTLETSWIAEFLKIPVVERPGEVFLYTSAASYMLSAILSRKTGETLHDYLKPRLFEPLGIDGEAWDIGTDNINPGGNGLSTKTVDLLKLGILHLQNGMWEGKRVLPESWVSAATRAHDVSGRYGYHWWVHENRTYSAIGVFVQMVTVFPEQNAVLAVTGAIKGSSKLLPHIWRHFPAAFGAALPVDAAGSAATAADARLSAKLAEWQREDAPVAWKLPYLHARGAADDHTDEPSKVGTRRFTMQPNAQGIRELQLDLDATECRFSLTDADGEHVIVAGMDRWIESGNQMPGQDLHHSYRLVGSPVVARACWLDRSRLQMTWIFAETAFRDTVICEFHERQIVYRREVNINSGALRYDDVIGMLAEL encoded by the coding sequence ATGTCAGACCCCTCCGCCGATCGCGACATCAAATCCGATGGCTTGACGCGTGCCCAGCCGTCGGAGGCGGGGGTGGATGTCGACGCGGTGATTGCGTTTCTGAACGACGTCGAGGCTGCGCAGCTCGATCTGCATTCGCTGATGCTGTATCGCAACGGTCATGTCGTGGCCGAAGCCTGGCGCTGGCCGTATCGGGCAGACAGATTGCGCAACCTGCATTCGGTCGCGAAGAGTTTTACTGCATGTGCAATCGGTCTGGCGCTCGATGAAGGACGATTCCGGCTCGACGACAAGGTCGTATCGTTCTTCCCCGAGATGTTGCCTGATGTAGTGAGCGACGGTCTGGCCGCGATGACGGTCGAAGATCTTCTGACGATGCGCGTCGGCCACGCGAGCGAAACCTCGGGTGCCGCATGGCGCACACTCGAAACGAGCTGGATTGCGGAGTTTCTGAAGATCCCGGTCGTCGAGCGCCCGGGTGAAGTGTTTCTGTACACGAGCGCGGCCAGCTACATGTTGTCGGCGATCCTGAGCCGCAAGACTGGCGAAACGTTGCACGATTACCTGAAGCCGAGGCTCTTCGAACCGCTCGGGATCGACGGCGAAGCGTGGGATATCGGCACGGACAATATCAATCCCGGTGGCAATGGGCTCAGCACCAAAACGGTCGACCTGCTCAAGCTCGGCATTCTCCATCTGCAGAACGGCATGTGGGAAGGTAAACGTGTGTTGCCGGAATCGTGGGTGAGCGCGGCGACTCGCGCGCATGACGTTTCGGGGCGATACGGTTACCACTGGTGGGTGCACGAGAACCGCACATATAGCGCGATCGGTGTGTTCGTTCAGATGGTGACCGTGTTTCCCGAACAGAATGCGGTACTGGCGGTGACGGGTGCTATCAAGGGAAGCTCGAAGCTGCTGCCGCATATCTGGCGGCACTTTCCTGCAGCATTCGGTGCTGCGTTGCCCGTCGATGCGGCAGGCAGCGCCGCCACTGCCGCCGATGCAAGACTCTCTGCGAAGCTCGCCGAGTGGCAAAGGGAAGACGCTCCGGTGGCATGGAAGCTGCCTTATTTGCATGCGCGCGGCGCGGCGGACGATCACACTGACGAACCATCGAAGGTTGGTACCAGACGGTTCACGATGCAACCGAACGCACAAGGCATTCGCGAGCTGCAACTCGACCTCGACGCGACGGAGTGCAGATTTAGCCTGACCGATGCGGACGGCGAGCATGTCATCGTGGCGGGCATGGACCGGTGGATCGAGAGCGGCAACCAGATGCCCGGGCAGGATTTACATCACAGCTACCGCCTTGTCGGCAGCCCGGTCGTTGCGCGCGCATGCTGGCTCGACCGCTCGCGCCTGCAGATGACATGGATTTTCGCCGAGACCGCCTTCCGCGATACGGTGATCTGCGAATTTCACGAACGGCAGATCGTGTATCGGCGCGAGGTGAATATCAATAGCGGAGCGCTGCGTTATGACGATGTGATCGGGATGCTTGCGGAACTGTAA
- a CDS encoding LysR substrate-binding domain-containing protein: MTLSQLRAFCSVVEQGSFRAAARSLDIAQSALTHAIQSLEAELAVTLLTRSHLGISLTPFGEKLLVRASAILKDCERIDLDMRELEGEPVGRISLGVTSEPLAELLVPVLKNFMAAFPRVLVHVSSGSAQMLMERIRNGRLDFALCPLSPQVVDADLHIDRLYPSAPAVLARAGHPKAHATSIAELADCEWVGFRREGIVGIAANRLVGMFAAHGIEGPKIVITAETLLESLFLVCETDYLTMDPGVLASYKLFSGSLIRIPIRETFSRRDVSLIRRSTSPLTLVAHELSSMLISYARLQHGVARSSDA, translated from the coding sequence ATGACATTGAGTCAGCTCAGAGCGTTTTGCTCAGTCGTCGAACAGGGCAGTTTTCGCGCGGCTGCGCGTTCACTCGATATCGCGCAGAGCGCGTTGACCCATGCGATCCAGAGTCTCGAAGCGGAACTCGCCGTGACGCTGCTGACGCGTTCGCATCTCGGCATCAGCCTCACGCCGTTCGGCGAGAAGCTGCTCGTCAGGGCCTCGGCGATTCTCAAGGATTGCGAGCGCATCGATCTCGACATGCGCGAGCTGGAGGGCGAACCGGTTGGGCGGATTTCGCTCGGCGTGACTTCCGAGCCGCTCGCCGAATTGCTCGTACCGGTGCTGAAAAACTTCATGGCGGCGTTTCCGCGTGTGCTCGTGCATGTATCGAGCGGCTCGGCGCAGATGCTGATGGAACGGATTCGCAACGGCCGGCTCGATTTCGCGCTGTGTCCGTTGTCGCCGCAGGTGGTCGATGCGGATCTGCATATCGACCGGTTGTATCCATCGGCGCCCGCGGTGCTCGCGCGCGCGGGGCATCCAAAGGCGCACGCGACGTCGATTGCCGAGCTGGCCGATTGCGAATGGGTCGGTTTCAGGCGGGAAGGCATCGTCGGGATTGCAGCGAATCGCCTGGTAGGCATGTTCGCTGCACACGGCATCGAAGGGCCCAAGATCGTGATTACCGCTGAAACCCTGCTGGAGTCGCTGTTTCTCGTGTGCGAGACCGACTATCTGACGATGGACCCTGGCGTGCTTGCGAGCTACAAGCTGTTTTCAGGTTCGCTGATCAGAATTCCGATCCGCGAGACTTTTAGCCGGCGCGACGTGAGCTTGATACGCCGCAGTACGTCGCCGCTGACGCTGGTCGCGCACGAACTGTCGAGCATGCTGATTTCGTATGCGCGTCTGCAGCACGGTGTGGCGCGAAGTAGCGATGCGTGA
- a CDS encoding ABC transporter permease — protein sequence MLAYMIKRIAMAVPTVVIVTLLVFGMMRAIPGDPATLMLGDINDPVLLAQLRHQFGLDRSVPEQFVVWVTHLLHGDLGMSIARHQPVAELIRTTFPVTAQIVLAATLLASVIAIPAGLFAAWSQNRRADPAIVFGSILLVSLPSFWVGILLMWVFGVKLQWLPTFGYESFSEAGWGSVRYLVLPVLAVAFGEIAVLTRMMRASSLEVLRLEYISHARAKGLSEPRVLLRHALPNAFGPALTVVGLILGHLLAGGAVIETVFTLPGMGRLLVDSIYARDYPVVQGCLLLIALLYVLVNLLVDLLYPVFDPRMKL from the coding sequence ATGCTTGCCTACATGATCAAACGGATCGCGATGGCGGTGCCCACGGTCGTCATCGTGACGCTGCTGGTCTTCGGCATGATGCGCGCGATTCCCGGCGACCCCGCAACGTTGATGCTCGGCGATATCAACGACCCGGTGCTGCTCGCGCAGTTGCGCCACCAGTTCGGACTCGACCGCTCCGTGCCGGAGCAGTTCGTGGTGTGGGTCACACACCTGCTGCACGGCGATCTGGGCATGTCGATCGCGCGTCATCAACCGGTGGCCGAGCTGATCCGCACGACGTTCCCGGTCACTGCGCAGATCGTGCTGGCAGCAACGCTGCTGGCAAGTGTGATTGCGATTCCGGCGGGGCTCTTCGCGGCGTGGTCGCAGAACCGCCGCGCCGATCCCGCGATCGTGTTCGGCAGCATCCTGCTGGTGTCGTTGCCGAGCTTCTGGGTCGGCATCCTGTTGATGTGGGTATTCGGTGTGAAGCTGCAATGGCTGCCGACGTTCGGCTACGAGAGTTTCAGCGAAGCGGGTTGGGGCAGTGTGCGATACCTGGTGCTGCCGGTGCTGGCCGTTGCGTTCGGTGAAATCGCCGTGCTGACGCGCATGATGCGCGCGAGCAGCCTCGAAGTGCTGCGCCTCGAATACATCTCGCATGCGCGTGCCAAGGGGTTATCCGAACCGCGCGTCCTGCTGCGTCACGCGTTGCCGAACGCGTTCGGGCCGGCGCTGACCGTGGTCGGCCTGATCCTCGGCCATTTGCTCGCGGGCGGAGCTGTAATCGAAACCGTGTTCACACTACCGGGCATGGGACGTTTGCTGGTCGACAGTATTTACGCGCGCGACTATCCGGTCGTGCAGGGTTGCCTGCTGCTGATCGCGTTGCTCTATGTCCTCGTCAATCTGCTCGTCGACCTGCTGTACCCGGTCTTCGATCCGCGCATGAAGCTCTAG